The Rickettsiales bacterium genomic interval ACCTGCACGACAGAATGTCTTTGCGATGGTACTTGACCAGCAGCTCTTGCAGTTCGTGCGGGTTAAAGGGTTTTGATATATAATCGTCCATGCCGGCTTCCAGGCATTTTTCCTTATCGCCCTTCAGGGCATGTGCGGTCATGGCGATAATGATCTGATGCGGCCAGTCTTTTGCTTTCTCAAGTGCGCGAATATGACGGGTAGTCTTATTGCCATCCATGATCCGCATTTCCACATCCATTAGGATAATGGAATATTTTCCGGGAGAGAATTTATCCAGAGCTTCCTGTCCGTTGCGCGCCAGTTCATAGCGGTAGCCGAAATGCTCGAACATCGTTGTTGCCACCAGGATATTGGCTTCATAATCCTCCACCAGCAGCAATGGCAGTTTTTTGATATTGGCGCCCATATCCAAATAAATGATATTTTCCTGATAATGTTTTTCACTGGCGCTGGCACTTGCCTGCACGGGAAGGTGAAGATGCAGGACAAACGTGGAGCCCTTGCCAACTGTACTGGCTACGGTAATGCGGCCATCCATGTTTTCTGCCAGTGCCTTTGAAATGGCAAGCCCAAGCCCGGTGCCACCATATCTGCGGCTGATGGAGGAATCCGCCTGAATAAACTTTCCAAAGATTATCTTCATTTTGTCTTTAGGGATGCCGATTCCGGTATCCGTAACCGAGATAGAAATTTTCTTCTTTCCGTTTCCTTTTCCGCCATTGGCAAAGACGATCGTGACTTCTCCTGTGGCTGTGAATTTGATCGCGTTGCCGATCAGGTTCAGCAGGATCTGCCTGATGCGGCCACTATCGCCGATAAATGTTTTGTAGAGTCCCGGATCGTAATGCAAGGTGAGGGCGACGCCCTTCTCCTGTGCCTTGACTGACATGATGCTGACTATCTGGTCAAGCAATGCGACCATGCTAAAAGGTTCATGCTCTAGGTCAATGACTTTGGCCTCAATCTTATCGATATCCAGCAGATCGTTGATCATTACCATCAGTGCTTCGGCGCTGCTTTGCAATACGGTTACATATTGCTTCTGCCTGTCGT includes:
- a CDS encoding ATP-binding protein — translated: MQSGWNLKHGGQILLMEKTKHVSRKKLTSASKDKQTPVTKARTRQRQAEKRQTIAEHAALKAEASNKAKSDFLANMSHEIRTPMNAVIGLTNILLSTRLDDRQKQYVTVLQSSAEALMVMINDLLDIDKIEAKVIDLEHEPFSMVALLDQIVSIMSVKAQEKGVALTLHYDPGLYKTFIGDSGRIRQILLNLIGNAIKFTATGEVTIVFANGGKGNGKKKISISVTDTGIGIPKDKMKIIFGKFIQADSSISRRYGGTGLGLAISKALAENMDGRITVASTVGKGSTFVLHLHLPVQASASASEKHYQENIIYLDMGANIKKLPLLLVEDYEANILVATTMFEHFGYRYELARNGQEALDKFSPGKYSIILMDVEMRIMDGNKTTRHIRALEKAKDWPHQIIIAMTAHALKGDKEKCLEAGMDDYISKPFNPHELQELLVKYHRKDILSCR